Proteins found in one Candidatus Margulisiibacteriota bacterium genomic segment:
- a CDS encoding sugar transferase — translation MLKLFLDIILINLSFILAYYFRFKVLMFIAPTSIPVFGQYLSSLVFITVMWLAVFRLVGVYDQKKFTALIDELALLLWGVICASLVLVGLLFLSRGLWFSRLVLANVWWISFLLLAASRLIMAYVRRLLYARGFALKRTLVLGAGEMGATMTMKMIADKGLGYQVIGFLDDDPAKAGRTILGLPVLGPLYKTKELVREQKIDYVIIASAKIPAETTLDIITECERYGIEFKIVPGILEIIASRVDADELGGIPILTVSEIRLKSYNAIIKRFVDVLLSGSAIIVLSPVFILFSILIKATSPGPVFYCQERVGLDGKLFKMFKFRSMVDKADEKIKELQPRSEVGEYIFKIKNDPRITPLGRLMRRYSIDELPQFFNVFFGTMSLVGPRPPLPREVEKYNSWHKKRLRVRPAITGPWQVSGRSHLPFEDMVRLDIYYIENWSLWLDFKILCRTVPVVLTGSGAY, via the coding sequence ATGCTCAAGCTATTTTTGGATATCATCCTGATCAATCTTTCTTTTATTTTGGCCTACTATTTTCGGTTCAAGGTCTTGATGTTCATCGCGCCGACCTCGATCCCGGTCTTCGGCCAATATCTTTCCTCGCTGGTCTTTATTACCGTGATGTGGCTGGCGGTTTTCCGCTTGGTCGGTGTTTACGACCAGAAAAAATTCACCGCTTTGATCGACGAGCTGGCCTTGCTTCTTTGGGGAGTGATCTGCGCCAGCCTGGTCTTGGTGGGGCTCCTTTTCCTTTCCAGGGGACTTTGGTTCTCTCGGTTGGTCTTGGCCAATGTCTGGTGGATCTCTTTTCTGCTTTTGGCGGCCAGCCGCTTGATCATGGCTTACGTTCGCCGGCTTTTATATGCCCGCGGTTTTGCTTTGAAACGGACGTTGGTCCTGGGGGCCGGGGAGATGGGGGCGACGATGACGATGAAAATGATCGCCGACAAGGGCTTGGGTTATCAGGTTATCGGTTTTCTTGACGATGATCCGGCCAAAGCGGGACGGACGATCCTGGGGTTGCCGGTCTTGGGGCCGCTTTACAAGACGAAGGAGCTGGTTCGCGAACAAAAGATCGATTACGTGATCATTGCCAGCGCCAAGATCCCGGCCGAGACCACTCTAGATATCATTACCGAATGCGAACGTTACGGGATCGAGTTTAAGATCGTCCCGGGGATCCTGGAGATCATTGCCAGCCGGGTCGATGCCGATGAGCTGGGCGGGATCCCGATTCTGACCGTTTCCGAGATCAGATTGAAAAGCTACAACGCGATCATCAAGCGTTTTGTCGATGTGCTTCTTTCCGGGTCGGCCATTATTGTTCTTTCCCCGGTTTTTATTTTGTTTTCGATCCTGATCAAAGCGACTTCCCCGGGGCCGGTTTTTTATTGTCAGGAACGGGTCGGATTGGACGGTAAACTCTTTAAAATGTTCAAATTCCGTTCGATGGTTGATAAAGCGGATGAAAAGATCAAGGAGCTTCAGCCGCGCTCTGAAGTCGGCGAATATATTTTCAAAATAAAGAATGACCCGCGAATCACTCCTTTGGGCCGATTGATGCGGCGCTACAGCATCGACGAACTGCCGCAATTCTTCAATGTCTTTTTCGGCACGATGAGTCTGGTCGGCCCGCGACCGCCGCTGCCGCGCGAAGTCGAGAAGTATAATTCCTGGCATAAGAAGAGATTGCGGGTCAGACCGGCGATCACCGGTCCCTGGCAGGTTTCAGGGCGGTCCCACCTGCCGTTTGAAGACATGGTCCGCTTGGACATCTACTACATCGAGAATTGGTCGCTTTGGCTGGATTTTAAAATACTTTGTCGGACCGTTCCGGTGGTTTTGACCGGAAGCGGGGCTTATTAA
- a CDS encoding DUF5693 family protein, protein MLKRIIWGILKISLIISVLVGCYFGLERHLAEQATRSVRVVIDLNDLKKAAAYEKQPLTAVLKEVRKIGFSELGVFEETLPDANALGEIYYAKGGSIRKLAAFSPVFSAKIKEIKPDRTYIFAPFQESRKRIVAQLTWALGAKSIRFLGRDVIEVDEAEEELRALGLGISEAQKNYLERLGFRLVPRVWNDPRYHLGNIEAKLSGLKDYRTIIFDGEELLGFPEAVPSLAEALKKFRLNYGFVEIVKQDGDYQLKNLMANEVVRVHSVPKDELKKLEKPEVLDRYLRAARERQVKLLYVRPFLPPQIDAVPVEYNLRFFGELKNKLAAAHFTIGEGKEPPPLQITGWQIIALGWGVLVGTLLLLNAFVALPLWGLVIALLAGVNALLFLAAKLTILQKLLAFTAAVVFPSLAVISSANRLNRQGGFPLFQAFYFVLRIVAITALGIIFIVGLLADSRYMSGALVFPAVKAGLVLPIMIVAAYFLLKEGELNLIDRVKAILRTKVSVANALIGLILLAALGLFLARSGNFTIPVPGIEKAFRNWLEVLLFVRPRTKEFLVGYPFLFLAAVYYLKASDRSWLWVVMAIGAIAPVSALNTFSHIHTPLTISIVRLINGLVLGLIFGIIIAIVAGRWFSKEGEK, encoded by the coding sequence ATGCTAAAAAGAATCATTTGGGGAATTCTAAAGATCAGCCTGATAATCTCCGTCCTGGTCGGTTGTTATTTTGGCCTGGAGCGCCACTTAGCCGAACAGGCGACCCGCTCGGTCCGGGTCGTCATCGACTTGAACGATCTGAAAAAAGCGGCCGCTTATGAAAAACAGCCGCTGACCGCCGTTCTCAAAGAGGTCCGGAAGATCGGTTTTTCCGAGCTGGGGGTCTTTGAGGAAACACTGCCTGATGCCAACGCTTTGGGTGAGATCTATTACGCCAAAGGGGGGAGCATTCGTAAGCTGGCCGCCTTTTCCCCGGTCTTTTCCGCTAAAATAAAAGAGATCAAACCAGATCGGACCTATATTTTTGCTCCTTTCCAGGAGTCACGCAAAAGGATCGTCGCTCAATTGACCTGGGCGCTGGGAGCCAAGTCGATCCGCTTTCTCGGCCGGGACGTGATCGAAGTCGATGAGGCGGAAGAAGAACTGCGGGCCCTGGGGCTGGGAATTTCCGAAGCGCAGAAAAATTATCTTGAGCGGCTTGGCTTTCGCTTGGTCCCCCGGGTTTGGAACGATCCCCGCTACCATCTTGGCAACATTGAAGCCAAGCTCTCCGGTTTAAAAGATTACCGGACGATTATTTTTGACGGAGAAGAGCTCCTCGGGTTTCCGGAAGCGGTCCCGTCTCTGGCCGAAGCCCTAAAAAAGTTCCGGCTGAACTACGGCTTCGTGGAAATCGTTAAACAGGACGGCGATTACCAGCTTAAAAACTTGATGGCGAACGAGGTTGTTCGGGTCCACAGCGTGCCGAAAGACGAGTTGAAAAAGCTGGAGAAGCCGGAAGTTCTGGACCGTTACCTCCGGGCGGCCAGGGAGCGTCAGGTCAAATTGCTTTATGTCCGGCCGTTCCTGCCACCGCAAATCGATGCCGTTCCCGTTGAATACAATCTCCGTTTTTTTGGCGAATTGAAGAACAAGCTTGCCGCCGCCCACTTTACAATCGGCGAAGGAAAAGAGCCGCCGCCGCTTCAAATCACCGGCTGGCAGATCATCGCCCTCGGTTGGGGAGTTCTGGTCGGCACGCTTCTCTTGCTCAATGCCTTTGTCGCTTTGCCGTTGTGGGGACTGGTGATCGCGCTTTTAGCGGGTGTTAATGCCCTGCTTTTTCTGGCGGCCAAGCTGACCATCTTGCAGAAACTGCTCGCGTTTACGGCGGCGGTCGTTTTCCCATCGCTGGCGGTGATCAGTTCCGCTAACCGTCTGAACCGGCAGGGAGGTTTCCCCCTATTTCAGGCATTCTATTTTGTCTTGCGCATTGTGGCGATAACGGCCTTAGGGATCATTTTTATCGTTGGTTTACTGGCCGATTCCCGCTATATGTCGGGGGCGCTGGTCTTTCCGGCGGTCAAGGCGGGGCTGGTCCTGCCGATCATGATCGTGGCAGCCTATTTTCTGTTGAAGGAAGGGGAGCTGAACCTGATCGATCGGGTGAAGGCGATCTTAAGGACCAAGGTTAGCGTGGCGAACGCCTTAATCGGCTTAATTTTACTGGCCGCGTTGGGACTTTTTCTCGCTCGGTCCGGGAACTTTACCATCCCGGTCCCCGGGATTGAAAAAGCTTTTCGCAACTGGCTGGAAGTTCTCCTTTTTGTCAGGCCGCGGACCAAGGAGTTCCTGGTCGGTTATCCTTTCCTTTTCCTGGCAGCCGTTTATTATTTGAAGGCGAGCGATCGGAGCTGGCTCTGGGTAGTCATGGCGATCGGGGCGATCGCGCCGGTCTCGGCCCTCAATACTTTTTCCCATATCCATACGCCGCTGACGATCTCGATCGTCCGCTTGATCAACGGCTTGGTTCTTGGCCTGATTTTTGGTATCATAATCGCGATAGTCGCCGGCCGCTGGTTTTCAAAAGAGGGTGAAAAATAA
- the rfbD gene encoding dTDP-4-dehydrorhamnose reductase: protein MKILVIGADGQLGSDLVRTVPKAELIPLTIKDLDITKRENTLLVIKGHKPDLVINTAGYSRVDDAEDHQDQAFAINAEGAANVALACLESGAGLVHISTDYVFDGLKNSPYTEDDKTAPLSAYARSKVAGEEKIATILKKYFIIRSSGLFGAAGCLGKGGGNFIDSVIAKGKSGAPFKVVNDQYFSPTYTLDLAGKLVQLARTDHYGLYHIVNHGACSWYELAARTFESLGLAVNFTAIPFAELNAKAKAKRPAYSALDNKRLRAVGLDDLRPWPDALRAYLMEKGL from the coding sequence ATGAAAATCCTGGTTATTGGGGCGGACGGCCAGTTAGGGAGCGACCTGGTCCGGACCGTTCCCAAAGCCGAGCTTATCCCTTTAACGATCAAGGATCTTGATATTACCAAACGGGAAAACACCCTGCTGGTCATTAAAGGCCACAAGCCTGACCTTGTCATTAACACCGCCGGTTATTCTCGTGTCGATGATGCCGAGGACCATCAGGACCAGGCTTTCGCCATCAACGCCGAAGGCGCGGCAAACGTCGCGCTGGCTTGTTTGGAGAGCGGGGCGGGGTTGGTTCATATTTCCACCGATTATGTTTTCGATGGGCTAAAAAACAGCCCGTATACCGAGGACGATAAGACGGCGCCGCTCTCCGCTTACGCCCGGTCGAAGGTTGCCGGGGAAGAAAAGATTGCTACTATTTTAAAAAAATATTTTATTATCCGCTCTTCCGGTTTGTTCGGCGCCGCCGGCTGTCTGGGCAAGGGTGGGGGGAATTTTATCGACAGCGTGATCGCCAAAGGTAAAAGCGGAGCGCCGTTCAAGGTCGTCAACGACCAATATTTTTCTCCGACCTACACTCTGGACCTGGCCGGAAAGCTGGTCCAGCTGGCTAGGACCGATCATTATGGTCTTTATCATATTGTTAATCACGGCGCTTGTTCCTGGTATGAACTGGCGGCGCGGACCTTTGAGTCGCTCGGGTTGGCCGTTAATTTTACGGCCATCCCCTTTGCCGAGCTTAATGCCAAGGCCAAGGCGAAACGGCCCGCTTACTCGGCCCTCGATAATAAACGCTTGCGAGCCGTCGGGTTGGACGATCTCCGGCCCTGGCCCGACGCCCTCCGGGCCTATTTAATGGAAAAGGGGCTTTGA
- a CDS encoding O-antigen ligase family protein — protein sequence MKKTNKARPFSFDLALELCVLLIIFLVPVIFDRRIGIVFSGTKVVWLRTFIVIAMSLWSAKLLITGKHRFVRTPLDWPVLTFVLTTTVAALTSVHVVTSVAGFYGRFEGLTTWYAYALLFFLTTNYIRSFDQIKRLIVIAIPAATIQAIYGIIARAGIDPYAWGGVPTVMRVIGLIGQPNFFAAFVIMTFFLTLALFLENRQDGNDNPVGWQGLTLANWLPLAAFVFVNGLFVFLIYSLGAYDVPQWIIGFILMGAAALYLAFTYRQLPILVWDGVLLVSLLLMYVALLYTQSRGGYMGFFAGAVLFALYTGRARIFDNLKKLFLLTAVIAVMTGVIAFDPAFSPFQRFTSEVTIKNNFDPGPSKEDAPETAPRLELKGAAGSRGETWKSAAKIIVDYPLFGIGPEVLKMVFPRYETDMFRFLEAFHVKQDRCHNESFDVPVTKGLITFFVYLWIIFTVFKVGTRIAKRTTGTQNLLISGTMAAILAYLIQNQFSFGVVAITSIFWALWGVVMSLDAADKLPAPEAGKIAWDDVPWLPLAGIVVIAGGLIYLSFIPFWGDRDFKTGKTYLEMKRVPEAVLNLSRALAVYPFEGTTISHLGIGYLNQNDFDNAIKVLIFGTKADPYNADNFLMLAKVYLVQYDQGNKAKLGDAYRMCEIGVKIDPYYAEIFQLTGMIWERRGDKLKAAQMYQKTFMINPNLGDAMLAMEKVAPPEFTRRAFRQLFDKYKDRYNVLEKLGTYYLGRGEVEKALDLSRRLMRIEPNRVSGYLLAGEIYFSKNDLKSAQKAFEQVVFFDPKNVSAHQGLGAVYLKQGDRIKARVEYEQVLIVEPGNELARKMVATLR from the coding sequence TTGAAAAAAACCAATAAAGCCCGGCCTTTTTCTTTTGATCTGGCGCTTGAACTTTGTGTCCTACTGATCATTTTCCTGGTCCCGGTCATTTTTGACCGCCGGATCGGGATCGTTTTTTCCGGTACCAAGGTCGTTTGGCTTAGGACCTTCATCGTTATTGCCATGAGCTTGTGGTCCGCGAAATTGCTGATCACCGGCAAACATCGCTTCGTTCGGACCCCGCTCGATTGGCCGGTCCTGACCTTTGTTTTGACGACGACGGTCGCGGCGCTGACCTCGGTCCATGTCGTCACCAGCGTGGCCGGGTTTTACGGCCGGTTCGAAGGGTTGACGACCTGGTATGCCTACGCCCTGCTCTTTTTTCTGACGACCAACTATATCCGTTCTTTCGACCAGATCAAGAGGCTGATCGTTATCGCTATTCCGGCGGCGACTATCCAGGCGATCTACGGGATCATTGCCCGGGCCGGGATCGATCCTTACGCCTGGGGCGGGGTCCCGACCGTCATGCGGGTGATCGGGCTGATCGGTCAACCCAACTTTTTTGCCGCTTTCGTGATTATGACCTTCTTTTTGACCCTGGCCCTGTTTCTGGAAAACCGGCAGGATGGTAACGATAATCCGGTCGGCTGGCAGGGCTTGACCCTGGCCAACTGGCTGCCGCTGGCGGCCTTCGTGTTCGTCAACGGTCTTTTTGTTTTCTTGATCTATTCGTTGGGGGCGTATGATGTTCCCCAGTGGATCATCGGTTTTATTTTAATGGGAGCGGCCGCACTATACCTGGCCTTTACTTACCGGCAGCTGCCGATTCTAGTCTGGGACGGCGTCCTGCTCGTTTCTTTGTTGCTGATGTATGTCGCGCTTCTTTACACCCAGAGCCGCGGCGGCTACATGGGTTTTTTCGCGGGGGCGGTCCTTTTTGCCCTCTATACCGGCCGGGCCCGGATTTTTGATAATCTTAAAAAACTATTCCTGCTGACGGCCGTGATCGCGGTTATGACCGGAGTGATTGCTTTTGACCCGGCTTTTTCGCCGTTCCAGCGCTTTACTTCGGAAGTGACGATCAAGAATAATTTCGATCCGGGGCCGAGCAAAGAAGACGCGCCAGAAACCGCTCCCCGGTTGGAATTGAAAGGGGCGGCCGGTTCCCGCGGCGAGACCTGGAAGAGCGCGGCTAAAATTATTGTCGATTATCCTTTGTTCGGTATCGGCCCGGAAGTTTTGAAAATGGTTTTCCCCCGGTACGAGACCGACATGTTTCGCTTTCTGGAAGCATTCCACGTCAAACAAGACCGTTGCCACAACGAATCGTTCGATGTCCCTGTCACTAAAGGTTTGATCACCTTTTTTGTTTATCTCTGGATCATCTTTACCGTATTTAAAGTCGGCACGAGGATTGCCAAGCGGACGACCGGAACGCAGAATCTCCTGATTTCGGGGACGATGGCGGCGATCCTCGCTTATCTGATCCAGAATCAGTTCAGTTTCGGCGTGGTGGCGATTACCTCTATCTTTTGGGCCCTTTGGGGGGTGGTCATGAGCCTCGATGCCGCGGACAAACTGCCGGCGCCGGAAGCCGGGAAGATTGCCTGGGACGATGTCCCCTGGCTGCCGCTGGCGGGCATCGTGGTGATTGCCGGCGGCTTGATCTATCTGTCGTTTATTCCGTTTTGGGGAGACCGTGATTTTAAGACCGGCAAGACTTATCTGGAAATGAAACGGGTCCCGGAGGCGGTCTTAAACCTTAGTCGTGCCCTGGCGGTCTATCCTTTCGAAGGGACGACGATCTCGCATTTGGGGATCGGGTATCTTAATCAGAATGACTTTGACAACGCGATCAAGGTCTTGATCTTCGGGACCAAGGCCGATCCTTATAATGCCGACAATTTCCTGATGCTGGCCAAAGTTTATTTGGTGCAATACGATCAGGGGAACAAAGCGAAGCTTGGCGACGCTTACCGGATGTGCGAGATCGGGGTGAAGATCGATCCTTATTACGCCGAGATCTTTCAGTTGACGGGAATGATCTGGGAACGCCGCGGCGACAAGTTGAAAGCGGCGCAGATGTATCAGAAGACCTTTATGATCAATCCGAATCTGGGGGACGCGATGCTGGCGATGGAAAAAGTCGCGCCGCCGGAATTCACCCGCCGGGCGTTCCGTCAGCTGTTTGATAAATATAAGGACCGGTATAATGTTTTGGAAAAACTGGGGACGTATTATTTGGGCCGGGGGGAGGTTGAGAAGGCGCTTGATCTTTCCCGCCGGCTGATGAGGATCGAACCGAACAGGGTCTCCGGCTATTTACTGGCCGGCGAGATTTATTTTAGCAAAAACGATCTGAAGTCGGCCCAAAAAGCTTTCGAACAGGTTGTTTTCTTTGATCCCAAAAATGTTTCCGCCCACCAGGGGTTGGGGGCGGTTTATCTGAAACAAGGGGATCGGATAAAAGCCCGGGTCGAGTACGAACAGGTGCTGATCGTTGAGCCGGGGAATGAGCTGGCCAGAAAAATGGTCGCCACTCTCCGATAA
- a CDS encoding glycosyltransferase, which produces MKLAIVHDYLNQFGGAERCLVDLHEVFPDAPIYTAIYDPEKMPPVFREMKIVTSFMQRLPGIFKHFKKYLFLYPFAFSSFDLSKYDVILSSSSAFAKGVRKRPGQVHICYCYTPMRFVWRYDDYIKHEALPGWLKRLLPLLMGPLKTWDLKTAGQVDRFIAISRLVAQRIKELYHRESDIIYPPVDCDLFQPTERSGDYFLVLSRLNAYKRIDLVIEAFNRLALPLKIAGDGPDRRRLESLSGPNVEFLGRLSDPAVKQMVAECRGLIFPGEEDFGIVPVEAMAAGRPVIAFRGGGALETIVEGETGLFFDEPTPESLIKAVEKFKRLTFDPRTVRARALQFDRKIFKQRMAEYVEKNQ; this is translated from the coding sequence ATGAAACTGGCGATCGTCCATGATTATTTGAACCAGTTTGGGGGCGCGGAACGTTGTCTGGTTGATCTTCACGAGGTTTTTCCCGACGCGCCGATCTACACCGCGATCTACGATCCGGAAAAAATGCCGCCGGTCTTCCGTGAAATGAAGATCGTGACTTCCTTTATGCAGCGCTTACCCGGGATCTTTAAACATTTCAAGAAATATCTTTTTCTTTATCCCTTCGCTTTTTCGAGCTTCGATCTGTCAAAGTATGATGTCATCCTTTCTTCCAGTTCCGCTTTTGCCAAAGGGGTCCGGAAACGGCCGGGGCAGGTCCATATTTGTTACTGCTATACTCCGATGCGCTTTGTCTGGCGCTATGACGACTACATTAAGCACGAAGCCCTGCCTGGTTGGCTGAAGCGGCTCCTGCCGCTCTTAATGGGTCCGCTCAAAACCTGGGACCTGAAAACCGCCGGTCAAGTCGATCGTTTTATCGCGATTTCCAGGCTGGTCGCTCAACGGATCAAAGAGCTTTACCATCGCGAATCTGATATAATATACCCGCCTGTTGATTGCGATCTTTTTCAGCCGACAGAGCGGTCGGGCGACTATTTTCTGGTCCTTTCCCGCCTTAACGCTTACAAGCGGATCGATCTCGTGATCGAAGCGTTCAATCGTTTAGCTTTGCCGTTAAAGATCGCGGGGGACGGTCCCGATCGCCGGCGCTTAGAATCGTTAAGCGGACCAAACGTTGAATTTCTGGGCCGCCTATCGGACCCGGCGGTTAAGCAAATGGTCGCTGAATGCCGCGGCCTGATCTTTCCGGGGGAAGAAGACTTTGGGATCGTCCCGGTTGAAGCGATGGCGGCCGGTCGGCCGGTGATCGCTTTTCGCGGCGGCGGCGCCCTGGAAACGATCGTCGAGGGTGAGACCGGCCTCTTTTTTGACGAACCGACCCCGGAATCGCTGATTAAGGCGGTTGAAAAGTTCAAGCGTTTGACCTTTGATCCCCGGACCGTGCGGGCCCGGGCTTTGCAATTCGACCGAAAAATCTTTAAACAAAGGATGGCGGAATACGTTGAAAAAAACCAATAA
- the csaB gene encoding polysaccharide pyruvyl transferase CsaB, which translates to MRVLLSGYYGYGNVGDEAVLESIVDGLRRQDPTLQITVLSASPQMTAQFYNVKTIGRYSLGVFIEMLKTDVFVSGGGTLFQDSTSNRSFWYYTGLLLLAKVLFKKTMIFAQGFGPIKGRANRLLASLAIKRVNLITVRDAESKAGLVKIGIRPEKINVTADPTFLLKNPSGLEGRKVLALEGVTTEKPLLGVSVRSLPRRQGIELQFYRMLAETLDSFVEKNNYQIVFLLLHCPEDMRETSKVINFMSRKSNVVFKICSPHEMLSVVSQCDFMIAMRLHALIFAVKSLVPAFGLSYDPKVKSFMNSVGSPCLTVDEVLDQGRLEKAVAAQFAIREASKKMLEKVLVHLREQAQDNFSLFFRTFK; encoded by the coding sequence ATGCGCGTATTATTGTCCGGTTATTACGGCTACGGTAACGTTGGCGATGAAGCGGTCCTGGAATCGATCGTTGACGGTTTGCGGCGCCAGGACCCGACCCTGCAGATCACCGTCCTTTCCGCCTCGCCCCAGATGACCGCTCAATTCTATAACGTCAAAACGATCGGCCGTTATTCTTTAGGCGTGTTCATTGAAATGCTCAAGACCGACGTTTTCGTCAGCGGCGGCGGGACCCTTTTCCAGGACTCGACCAGCAACCGGAGCTTCTGGTATTACACCGGTTTATTGCTCCTGGCCAAAGTCCTTTTTAAAAAGACGATGATCTTTGCCCAGGGATTCGGTCCGATCAAAGGCCGGGCCAATCGGCTGCTTGCTTCTTTGGCGATCAAAAGGGTCAACCTGATCACGGTTCGCGACGCCGAGTCGAAGGCCGGCTTGGTTAAGATCGGCATTCGGCCGGAGAAGATCAATGTGACCGCCGATCCCACCTTCCTGTTGAAAAATCCTTCCGGGCTGGAGGGGCGCAAGGTCCTGGCGCTGGAAGGGGTGACGACGGAGAAGCCGCTGCTCGGCGTTTCCGTGCGGAGTTTGCCCCGCCGGCAGGGGATCGAACTGCAGTTTTACCGGATGCTGGCCGAAACGCTCGACTCGTTCGTGGAAAAAAATAATTATCAGATCGTTTTTCTGCTTCTGCATTGTCCGGAAGACATGAGAGAGACCTCCAAGGTCATCAATTTCATGAGCCGGAAGTCGAACGTCGTTTTCAAGATCTGTTCGCCGCACGAGATGCTTTCGGTCGTTTCCCAGTGCGACTTTATGATCGCGATGCGCCTACACGCCCTGATCTTCGCGGTCAAATCGCTGGTCCCGGCTTTCGGCCTCTCTTACGATCCGAAAGTGAAATCTTTCATGAACAGCGTCGGCTCGCCCTGCCTGACCGTTGACGAAGTCCTCGATCAAGGCCGCTTGGAAAAAGCGGTCGCGGCGCAATTTGCCATCAGGGAAGCGAGTAAAAAAATGCTGGAAAAGGTCTTGGTCCATTTAAGAGAGCAAGCCCAGGATAATTTTTCGCTCTTTTTCCGGACTTTTAAATAG